In one Verrucomicrobiia bacterium genomic region, the following are encoded:
- a CDS encoding SDR family oxidoreductase: MRAVVTGGAGFIGSHVVDALLKKGHSVVILDNFSSGRRENLAGLEPVEVVEGDVRDFEKLCGLLEGTGVVFHLAAVVSVLTSLEEPQTTWEVNLKGTYNVLEATRRAKVKRVVFISSSAVYGEYPKLPFKESYPPQPESPYALSKLAGEQLCSLYWRLYGLETVALRLFNVYGPRQNPFSQYANAIPNFTRKLLTGQTPTIYGDGNQTRDFVYVGDVVRAAERAARSKKAVGGVFNVGSGRRVSVNKLFAEIQKILNTKSTPEFSPRKQGDVLHTWANVQRSRKVLGFAPKADFSRSLRETVLWFKNSGIFNQ, from the coding sequence ATCCGCGCGGTAGTAACAGGGGGGGCAGGTTTTATCGGTTCCCATGTCGTTGATGCCCTGCTCAAAAAGGGGCATTCGGTCGTTATTCTGGACAATTTTTCTTCCGGCCGGAGGGAGAATCTGGCCGGGCTGGAGCCGGTGGAAGTTGTTGAAGGGGACGTGCGGGATTTTGAGAAGCTTTGCGGTCTTTTGGAAGGAACCGGCGTCGTTTTTCATTTGGCCGCCGTGGTTTCAGTTTTGACTTCGCTGGAAGAGCCGCAGACCACCTGGGAAGTGAATTTGAAAGGAACCTACAACGTTTTAGAAGCGACCCGGCGGGCAAAAGTCAAACGAGTGGTTTTCATTTCCTCCTCAGCGGTCTACGGGGAATATCCCAAGCTGCCGTTTAAAGAAAGCTATCCACCCCAGCCGGAATCCCCATATGCTTTGTCCAAGCTTGCCGGGGAGCAGCTCTGTTCGCTTTATTGGCGGTTGTATGGGCTGGAGACGGTGGCTTTGCGCCTTTTCAACGTGTACGGCCCGCGGCAGAATCCTTTTTCGCAGTATGCCAACGCCATCCCGAATTTTACTCGCAAACTTCTTACCGGGCAGACGCCGACGATTTACGGCGATGGCAATCAGACGCGTGATTTCGTTTATGTGGGGGACGTGGTTCGGGCGGCCGAACGGGCCGCCCGTTCGAAAAAAGCGGTCGGCGGCGTTTTCAACGTCGGCTCCGGAAGGCGGGTTTCGGTGAACAAGCTCTTTGCCGAAATTCAGAAGATTCTTAACACCAAATCAACACCGGAGTTCTCTCCGCGCAAACAAGGGGATGTGCTACATACCTGGGCGAATGTCCAGCGGAGCCGGAAGGTGCTGGGCTTTGCACCGAAGGCCGATTTTTCCCGCTCCCTGCGGGAAACCGTGCTCTGGTTCAAGAACTCGGGCATTTTTAATCAATGA
- a CDS encoding ATP-binding protein produces the protein MTIRSKLTLSYLLLFLVVLAIGAAAFWASGRWRSAAAELSRAYNQGIAAERLRADIYRQISSGSDFLSGDREAEADFWDIQKRVAGQMGKLKAAAKSEEETDHLEALEETQRELVYVAQNVFRPSGAGMRNPKERPAEKLEEIGDEVTSDVAVLNQYYQGLENVALAAAAGSGNLIAYLVGGAALLALVQLVATVFLLQHWLAGPIAEVGQVTTKISQGNFEARVAIGSRDEWGELAGAINRMAEALKGYEQKLRAQERLAALGELASFATHNIRNPLASIRAASQVMLAENADQPAIKDSLSDIIQSVDKLDMWIQRLLGFAKPLDLQPTKTELPQLVYEALGLHEALLESKRISRAIRLEPLPPILADPVLLEQVLSALIVNAAEAMETGGTLTIEASAGSREAILRVTDTGKGISPAFIEKVFKPFVTDKPGGTGLGLAQAKKILDLHGGSIKVESTSGAGTTVTLTLPLFWEEG, from the coding sequence ATGACCATTCGTTCCAAATTGACGCTAAGTTACCTTCTTTTGTTTTTGGTCGTTTTGGCTATCGGAGCAGCCGCCTTTTGGGCCTCCGGGCGCTGGCGGAGCGCGGCAGCCGAGCTTTCGCGGGCCTACAACCAGGGAATCGCCGCCGAGCGGCTGCGGGCCGACATCTACCGCCAGATTTCATCCGGCAGCGATTTTCTTTCCGGCGACCGGGAGGCCGAGGCGGACTTCTGGGATATTCAAAAACGGGTGGCCGGCCAGATGGGAAAATTGAAAGCAGCCGCCAAAAGCGAAGAAGAAACCGACCATCTCGAGGCGCTGGAGGAGACCCAGCGTGAATTGGTTTACGTGGCGCAAAACGTTTTCCGGCCCTCCGGCGCGGGGATGCGCAATCCGAAGGAGCGGCCGGCGGAAAAGCTGGAGGAAATCGGCGACGAGGTGACCTCCGATGTGGCGGTGTTAAATCAATATTATCAGGGACTGGAAAACGTGGCCCTTGCGGCGGCCGCCGGTTCGGGCAATCTCATCGCCTATCTGGTGGGAGGCGCGGCGCTTTTGGCGTTGGTCCAGCTTGTCGCCACCGTTTTTTTGCTGCAGCATTGGCTGGCGGGCCCGATAGCGGAGGTGGGTCAGGTTACGACCAAAATTAGTCAGGGAAACTTTGAGGCCAGAGTGGCAATCGGCAGCCGGGATGAATGGGGAGAACTGGCAGGTGCCATCAACCGGATGGCGGAAGCGTTGAAAGGGTATGAGCAAAAGTTGCGGGCGCAAGAGCGTCTGGCGGCTTTGGGTGAATTGGCCTCCTTTGCCACCCACAACATCCGCAACCCCTTGGCCAGCATCCGGGCTGCCTCGCAAGTGATGCTGGCGGAAAACGCAGACCAACCGGCCATCAAGGACTCGCTTTCGGACATCATTCAGTCCGTGGACAAGCTCGATATGTGGATACAGCGACTTTTGGGATTCGCCAAGCCGCTCGATCTGCAGCCGACTAAAACAGAGCTGCCGCAGTTGGTATACGAAGCGCTTGGCTTACATGAGGCGCTCTTGGAATCCAAAAGAATCAGCCGAGCCATTCGCCTTGAGCCGCTCCCCCCGATATTGGCTGATCCGGTTTTGTTGGAGCAGGTGCTTTCGGCCTTGATTGTCAACGCTGCCGAAGCGATGGAGACCGGCGGAACTTTGACCATTGAGGCCTCCGCCGGCAGCCGCGAGGCGATCCTGCGGGTCACCGACACCGGCAAGGGAATCTCTCCTGCTTTTATTGAGAAGGTTTTCAAGCCGTTCGTAACCGACAAGCCGGGCGGCACCGGTCTGGGTCTGGCACAAGCCAAAAAAATTCTGGATTTGCACGGCGGTTCCATTAAAGTGGAGAGCACATCTGGGGCCGGAACCACGGTAACCCTCACCTTGCCCTTATTTTGGGAGGAAGGTTAA
- a CDS encoding response regulator transcription factor encodes MKPKSILVVEDDADIRQLLWRYLEKEKYKVILAKDGEEGLEAAEAQKPDVIILDLMLPRRDGLSVLKELRGKQELSSIPVLILTAKGDEADRVVGLELGADDYVAKPFSPREVAARVKALLRRAVPSEKPAEAAGELAYGSLRLDAEGHKVFYKKEELELTAKEFGLLKLFLENRGKLLSRDRILARVWGADFSGGPRTVDVHIRRLREKIPLLEKALVTVKSYGYRLEEKAP; translated from the coding sequence GTGAAGCCAAAATCGATTTTGGTGGTGGAGGATGATGCCGACATCCGTCAGCTGTTGTGGCGTTATCTGGAAAAGGAAAAGTACAAAGTCATTTTGGCCAAGGATGGCGAGGAAGGGTTGGAAGCTGCGGAGGCGCAAAAGCCGGATGTGATAATTCTGGATCTGATGCTCCCCCGCCGGGACGGACTTTCGGTTTTGAAGGAACTTCGCGGCAAGCAGGAACTCTCTTCCATTCCGGTATTAATCTTGACGGCCAAAGGGGACGAGGCCGACCGGGTGGTCGGGCTCGAACTGGGGGCCGACGACTACGTTGCCAAGCCCTTCTCCCCGCGCGAGGTGGCGGCCCGCGTAAAAGCACTTTTGCGCCGTGCGGTTCCCTCCGAAAAACCGGCCGAAGCGGCCGGCGAGCTCGCCTACGGGTCTCTTCGGCTGGATGCCGAGGGACACAAGGTATTTTACAAAAAAGAGGAGCTGGAGCTGACCGCCAAGGAGTTCGGGTTGCTTAAGCTGTTTTTGGAAAACCGGGGAAAGCTGCTTTCCCGCGACCGGATTCTGGCGCGGGTCTGGGGGGCCGACTTTTCTGGCGGCCCGCGCACGGTGGATGTGCACATCCGCCGGCTCCGGGAAAAAATACCCCTTTTGGAAAAAGCCCTCGTCACCGTAAAATCGTACGGCTATCGGCTGGAGGAGAAAGCGCCGTGA
- a CDS encoding ATP-binding protein has protein sequence MRFGSRFLVLLFILFTLLLFAGGEAGASRGRLFLFSVFFLLAGGIGFWFLRPKSRSAETLAAAAEKMKCGDFSARVSLPAEDGLAPLGQKVNELAEGLQKEFDEMKERELVQNATMETLSEGVLAADAEGKILFANPTIRSIFALSAEPVGQPFHLVFRQPTLLAAFEKVLREGGNEKVQIKEAFPTHKVVDVYLLAPPRTRRARVVVVFQDSTQAYRLEQVRKDFVANASHELRTPLAVIRGYLETLEDGLVAEAEKKQVFHTLNDNVRRMGNLIDDLLHLSKLESPEFTLKPEKLAVLEVVQAALTALIPQAEAKKQQLSLKISSGLHVTGDRQELEVALKNILENAIHYTGEGGEITATAAKKEGAVEISVTDTGIGIPSQDLGRIFERFYRVEKSRSKEEGGTGLGLSIVKHIAEAHGGRVEVESEVGKGSRFTLVIPG, from the coding sequence GTGAGGTTCGGATCTCGGTTTCTTGTATTGCTTTTTATTCTTTTCACTCTCCTTCTCTTCGCCGGCGGGGAAGCCGGCGCGTCCCGCGGGCGGCTTTTTCTTTTCAGCGTTTTTTTCCTTCTCGCCGGTGGGATCGGTTTTTGGTTTCTGCGTCCCAAATCCCGCTCGGCCGAGACTCTTGCCGCCGCCGCCGAAAAAATGAAATGCGGGGATTTTTCCGCGCGGGTCTCGCTCCCCGCGGAGGATGGGCTGGCCCCTTTGGGCCAAAAGGTAAACGAACTGGCCGAGGGGCTGCAAAAAGAGTTTGATGAGATGAAAGAACGAGAACTGGTGCAGAACGCCACGATGGAGACCCTTTCGGAAGGGGTTCTGGCGGCCGACGCCGAGGGAAAAATCCTCTTTGCCAACCCCACCATCCGCTCCATTTTCGCCCTTTCCGCCGAGCCGGTCGGCCAGCCCTTCCATCTCGTTTTCCGCCAGCCGACACTCCTGGCCGCCTTTGAAAAAGTGCTGCGGGAGGGGGGGAACGAAAAAGTTCAAATCAAAGAGGCCTTTCCCACCCATAAGGTCGTGGATGTTTATCTGTTGGCCCCACCCCGGACCCGGCGCGCCCGCGTGGTGGTGGTCTTTCAGGACTCGACCCAAGCGTACCGCTTGGAGCAGGTGCGCAAGGATTTCGTGGCCAACGCCTCCCACGAACTGCGCACCCCCCTTGCGGTAATCCGGGGCTACCTCGAAACGCTGGAAGACGGGCTGGTGGCGGAAGCGGAAAAAAAACAGGTTTTCCATACCCTGAACGACAACGTCCGCCGGATGGGAAATTTAATCGATGACCTCCTGCACCTTTCCAAGCTGGAATCACCGGAATTCACTCTGAAACCGGAAAAACTTGCCGTTCTCGAAGTCGTTCAGGCGGCGCTCACCGCTTTAATACCACAGGCCGAAGCCAAAAAACAACAACTTTCCCTGAAGATTTCTTCCGGACTCCACGTGACGGGTGATCGGCAGGAGCTGGAAGTGGCGCTGAAAAATATTCTGGAAAACGCCATCCATTACACCGGCGAAGGGGGCGAAATCACGGCCACGGCGGCCAAAAAAGAGGGTGCGGTGGAAATTTCCGTCACCGATACCGGAATCGGCATCCCTTCGCAGGATTTGGGACGCATCTTCGAACGTTTCTACCGGGTGGAGAAATCCCGCTCGAAAGAAGAGGGGGGAACAGGATTGGGCTTGTCCATCGTCAAACACATCGCGGAGGCCCACGGCGGCCGGGTGGAGGTGGAAAGCGAAGTGGGCAAGGGCAGTCGCTTCACATTGGTGATTCCCGGTTGA
- a CDS encoding TonB-dependent receptor codes for MKRILATLVILLMMPYLPVFSQELPAADSPALAQNGGPHPPTGRISGKVVDGETGEPIIGARVFIEGSAPTIGALSDLNGNYTLRNVPPGNHTIVVTSPEYAKVVITGLALGENETRQEDFSLKPEIKQIEGDVVEVIAKVSRRSAAGLLKDRQKAAAFSDAIGAEEMSRTGSGNAAQAMSKVTGTTIVDGKYVYVRGLGERYSTTQLNGAELPSTDPNKRAVHLDLFASNLIENIVTVKSYTPDKPGNFTGGSVNMVTKSYPDHFNANFSLSSAYNTQFSLQEGLLTYPGGHTDWLGMDDGTRDLPDPLNDPNVAIPHITTTRRDTAAANRLDFLSKSFNSNMAPIKKMAPLNRNFAFSLGDQVQVLGRPLGFLGSLSYTRGFNSYTGGTAARWELLDNVNNADSLAANYIFNDSKSSDEVIWGALANLTYQPHPKHEFKTTYMYNRSGESVARYLYGTMLQGGGLGPSDVMETRVLQYTERALGSFQLSGRHALQPLLRMDLNWSGSLVKSKQDEPDLRYFSNHYTVDSSAGTPDTTYDTRTNAYDLPTRNYRNLNEDNAEFNMDFSIPFKQWKGLGGKLKLGGYLLSKERAFRERRFIYEQDISFYEGDPETYFSDTVVGINEQYSGGGITRFGNYIVQDNTGRSNYDSDQKISALFGMLDFPILRRLRFAGGIRLEATRMNLTSKDTSLAKAHLFNNDWLPSANLIYQLRPDMNLRASYSRTLARPEFRELAPYSSFDFVGDYVYVGYQDLKRTLIHNYDLRWEWFERPGELYSISGFYKRFIGAIERVKVTGELGVSSRNVPEANVYGLELEVRKRLDNVAPFLAHFQVGTNLTLVHSTVDIDSLELRIIQGYDPNPKTTRELQGQSPFILNLDVSYSNYKTGTTASALYNVFGKRLAEVSKGGAPNVFEAARGQLDFTLSQRIWNAVTFKASAKNLLDSEYKKVYTFKGQEYPALVYKKGRVFSAGFSWAID; via the coding sequence ATGAAACGAATACTCGCAACACTCGTGATACTTTTAATGATGCCTTACCTGCCTGTTTTTTCGCAGGAATTGCCGGCGGCCGATTCCCCGGCCCTGGCCCAAAACGGCGGCCCACACCCCCCCACCGGCCGGATTTCCGGCAAGGTGGTGGACGGGGAAACCGGTGAACCGATTATCGGCGCGCGGGTCTTCATTGAGGGAAGCGCTCCCACCATCGGCGCCCTTTCCGATTTGAACGGTAACTACACCTTGAGAAACGTCCCGCCCGGCAATCACACAATCGTGGTCACTTCTCCCGAGTACGCCAAAGTGGTAATCACCGGCTTGGCCCTGGGGGAAAATGAAACCAGGCAGGAGGATTTCTCCTTAAAACCGGAAATCAAACAAATCGAGGGGGATGTGGTGGAAGTAATTGCCAAGGTCTCCCGCCGCAGCGCGGCGGGGCTTTTGAAGGACCGGCAAAAAGCGGCTGCCTTCTCGGATGCCATCGGCGCCGAGGAAATGTCCCGCACCGGAAGCGGCAACGCCGCCCAGGCGATGAGCAAGGTGACCGGCACCACCATCGTGGACGGCAAATACGTCTACGTTCGCGGGCTGGGGGAGCGCTACAGCACCACCCAGTTGAACGGCGCCGAACTCCCCTCCACCGACCCGAACAAACGGGCCGTGCATCTGGACCTTTTCGCCTCCAACCTGATTGAAAACATCGTCACGGTGAAATCCTACACCCCGGACAAGCCCGGGAATTTCACCGGCGGCAGCGTCAACATGGTCACGAAGTCCTATCCCGACCATTTCAATGCCAACTTTTCCCTTTCCAGCGCCTACAATACTCAATTCAGCTTGCAGGAAGGGCTTTTGACCTATCCGGGCGGCCATACCGACTGGCTGGGGATGGATGACGGCACTCGGGATCTTCCCGACCCCTTAAACGACCCGAATGTGGCGATTCCCCACATCACCACAACCCGCCGGGACACCGCCGCCGCCAACCGGCTTGACTTTTTGTCCAAATCGTTCAACTCCAATATGGCTCCCATCAAAAAGATGGCTCCCTTGAACCGGAATTTTGCCTTTTCGCTGGGGGATCAGGTGCAGGTTTTGGGACGCCCGCTCGGTTTTTTGGGAAGTTTGAGCTATACCCGCGGCTTTAATTCCTACACCGGCGGCACGGCCGCCCGCTGGGAACTCTTGGACAATGTCAACAATGCCGACTCCTTGGCGGCGAATTATATTTTTAATGACTCCAAAAGCTCCGATGAGGTGATCTGGGGGGCTTTGGCCAATCTTACTTACCAGCCCCACCCAAAACACGAGTTTAAAACCACCTATATGTACAACCGCAGCGGGGAGTCGGTGGCCCGTTACTTGTACGGCACGATGCTCCAAGGGGGCGGATTGGGTCCAAGCGACGTGATGGAAACCAGAGTTTTGCAGTATACGGAAAGGGCTTTGGGTTCCTTTCAGCTTTCCGGGCGCCACGCCCTGCAACCCCTTCTGAGAATGGATTTAAACTGGAGCGGCTCGCTGGTTAAATCGAAGCAGGATGAACCGGACTTGCGCTATTTTTCCAACCATTACACCGTGGACAGCAGCGCCGGAACGCCCGATACGACCTACGACACCCGCACCAATGCGTATGACCTGCCGACCCGCAATTACCGCAATTTGAACGAGGACAACGCTGAATTCAATATGGATTTTTCCATCCCGTTCAAACAGTGGAAGGGCCTCGGCGGCAAGCTTAAACTGGGAGGATACCTACTGAGTAAGGAGCGCGCCTTCCGGGAAAGGCGGTTTATTTACGAGCAGGACATTTCCTTCTATGAGGGGGATCCGGAAACCTATTTCTCCGACACGGTGGTGGGGATAAACGAGCAGTACAGTGGCGGAGGAATCACCCGGTTTGGAAACTATATCGTTCAGGATAACACCGGCCGCAGCAATTACGATTCAGACCAAAAAATTTCGGCCCTTTTCGGAATGCTTGACTTTCCCATTCTGCGCCGGCTCCGCTTTGCCGGCGGCATCCGCTTGGAAGCCACCCGGATGAATCTGACCAGCAAGGACACCTCCCTGGCCAAAGCCCATCTTTTCAACAACGACTGGCTCCCTTCTGCCAACTTGATTTATCAATTGCGCCCCGATATGAATTTGCGGGCTTCTTATTCCCGCACGCTGGCCCGGCCGGAATTCCGGGAGCTGGCCCCCTATTCCAGCTTTGATTTCGTGGGGGATTACGTCTACGTCGGCTACCAAGACCTCAAACGGACGCTGATTCACAACTACGATTTGCGCTGGGAATGGTTCGAGCGTCCCGGCGAGCTTTATTCAATCAGCGGTTTTTACAAACGGTTCATCGGTGCGATTGAGCGGGTCAAAGTCACCGGCGAGTTGGGGGTAAGTTCCCGCAACGTTCCGGAAGCGAATGTGTACGGACTGGAATTGGAAGTCCGCAAGCGGCTGGACAACGTAGCTCCGTTTCTGGCGCACTTCCAAGTGGGGACCAACTTAACTTTGGTTCATTCCACGGTGGATATTGATTCGTTGGAGTTAAGGATTATTCAGGGATACGACCCGAATCCCAAGACCACCCGGGAACTGCAGGGGCAATCCCCCTTCATCTTAAACTTGGACGTGTCCTACAGCAACTACAAAACGGGTACCACGGCCAGTGCGCTGTATAACGTTTTTGGCAAACGGTTGGCGGAAGTAAGCAAGGGCGGAGCTCCCAACGTGTTCGAGGCGGCCCGCGGACAGTTAGACTTCACCCTTTCCCAGCGGATTTGGAATGCTGTCACTTTCAAGGCCTCGGCCAAGAATCTCTTGGATTCGGAGTATAAGAAGGTCTACACCTTCAAAGGCCAGGAATACCCGGCCTTGGTTTACAAAAAAGGACGCGTCTTTTCCGCTGGCTTCAGTTGGGCTATCGATTAG
- a CDS encoding phosphate ABC transporter substrate-binding protein produces the protein MKRILAPLLIALGFSFGSIGLGLAGKMITMKGSDTMVILGQRWAEQYMQKTPGAVIQVTGGGSGTGIAALINGTTDICQSSRPIKPSEKNKMKERYFTQGIEIPVAKDGLAVYVHESNPVDKLTIEQVKLIYTGKITNWKELGGPDAKIILYGRENNSGTYVFFKDNVLMGADFAPQTATLPGTAAVVNAVSKDKNGIGYGGAAYAKGIKECALAEKAGAPAYGPTLENVQSGKYPLARDLYWYFRTKPAGDVKKLVDWVLSPEGQKVVSEVGYFPVKSTKPSADAEK, from the coding sequence ATGAAAAGAATACTCGCACCCCTTCTGATTGCGCTGGGATTCAGTTTCGGCTCGATTGGGCTGGGACTGGCCGGCAAGATGATCACGATGAAGGGCTCGGACACGATGGTGATCTTGGGTCAGCGCTGGGCCGAGCAGTATATGCAGAAAACCCCCGGCGCCGTGATTCAGGTTACCGGCGGCGGCAGCGGCACTGGCATTGCAGCCCTCATCAACGGCACCACCGACATCTGCCAGTCCTCCCGCCCCATCAAACCGTCCGAAAAGAACAAAATGAAGGAGCGCTACTTCACGCAGGGAATTGAAATTCCGGTGGCTAAGGACGGGTTGGCCGTTTACGTGCACGAGTCCAACCCGGTGGACAAGCTGACTATAGAGCAGGTAAAGTTGATTTACACCGGCAAAATCACCAACTGGAAGGAACTCGGCGGGCCGGATGCCAAAATCATCCTGTACGGCCGGGAAAACAACTCCGGCACCTATGTGTTCTTCAAAGACAACGTTTTGATGGGGGCCGATTTCGCCCCGCAGACCGCCACTTTGCCTGGCACGGCGGCCGTCGTGAACGCCGTTTCGAAAGACAAAAATGGCATCGGCTATGGCGGTGCCGCTTACGCCAAGGGGATCAAGGAGTGCGCCTTGGCGGAAAAAGCGGGTGCCCCGGCCTACGGCCCGACGCTCGAAAACGTGCAGAGCGGCAAGTATCCTTTGGCCCGCGACCTGTACTGGTATTTCCGCACCAAGCCGGCCGGCGACGTCAAAAAACTGGTGGACTGGGTACTATCGCCGGAAGGCCAGAAGGTCGTTTCCGAAGTCGGCTACTTCCCGGTCAAAAGCACCAAACCCTCGGCGGATGCGGAAAAATAG
- a CDS encoding sigma-54 dependent transcriptional regulator, translating to MAQILIIDDEILLGRSLARALAQRGHEASAVGTAEEGLSLLDKLLPDIVLLDMQLPGLSGLEALKKIRESDPNILVIIVTAYGTIALAVEAMKLGAIDFLRKPLDTDEVAIAIERALAHARLARTVSFYQKREAERLSEEEFLGESSKAREVRDFIQKLSGLSVAKVSELPPVLILGETGTGKDLVARLLHFKSAFAAAPFIEVNCPTLPRGLEEGELFGYEKGAFTDARQSKRGLAEVAEGGTLFLNEIGELQLESQAKLLRLIEQKKLRHVGGLRDLSIDVRIIAATNRNLEQTVKTGQFRQDLFFRLNHVTLTLPPLRERKEDILLLAEHFLHRTSGQKAGPEKPKKLGEAAQRALLSYPWPGNVRELRQLLERAALFTAGETIEPAELRLQAEAASAVAVGSNSEVKVNFGPDGIDIEAVEKQLIIRALEESSGNVSEAARKLKLTREALRYRVQKFGLKY from the coding sequence GTGGCGCAGATTTTAATCATCGATGACGAGATTCTTTTGGGACGTTCCCTTGCGCGCGCCCTGGCCCAACGGGGGCATGAGGCCTCCGCCGTCGGCACCGCCGAAGAGGGACTTTCCCTTCTAGACAAGCTTTTGCCCGACATCGTGCTTTTGGATATGCAGCTGCCCGGGCTTTCCGGCTTGGAGGCCTTGAAAAAAATCCGCGAGTCCGATCCCAACATCTTGGTCATCATTGTCACGGCCTACGGCACCATCGCCTTGGCGGTGGAAGCAATGAAGCTCGGGGCCATTGATTTCCTGCGCAAGCCGTTGGACACGGACGAAGTGGCAATTGCCATCGAGCGGGCCTTGGCGCACGCCCGGCTGGCGCGCACGGTTTCCTTTTACCAAAAACGGGAGGCGGAGCGGCTTTCAGAAGAAGAATTTTTGGGAGAAAGCTCAAAGGCGCGCGAGGTACGGGATTTCATCCAAAAACTTTCCGGCTTATCCGTCGCAAAAGTTTCCGAATTGCCGCCGGTTTTGATTCTGGGGGAAACCGGCACGGGGAAGGATTTGGTCGCCCGGCTCTTGCATTTCAAAAGCGCTTTTGCTGCCGCTCCGTTTATCGAAGTGAACTGCCCCACCCTCCCGCGCGGTTTGGAAGAGGGGGAGCTTTTTGGCTATGAAAAGGGGGCCTTTACCGACGCCCGGCAGTCGAAACGGGGATTGGCGGAGGTGGCGGAAGGCGGAACTCTTTTTTTGAACGAAATTGGGGAGCTGCAACTGGAGTCGCAGGCCAAGCTTTTACGCTTGATTGAGCAGAAAAAACTGCGGCATGTGGGCGGGCTTAGGGATTTGTCCATCGACGTGCGCATCATCGCCGCCACGAACCGGAATTTGGAGCAGACGGTCAAAACCGGCCAGTTCCGGCAGGATCTTTTCTTCCGGCTAAACCACGTCACTCTTACACTGCCCCCTTTGCGGGAAAGAAAAGAAGACATTTTGCTTTTGGCGGAGCATTTTCTGCATAGAACCTCCGGCCAGAAAGCGGGTCCGGAAAAACCGAAAAAATTGGGAGAGGCGGCCCAAAGGGCGCTATTGTCCTACCCCTGGCCGGGGAACGTGCGGGAGCTGCGGCAGCTTTTGGAGCGGGCCGCCCTGTTTACGGCGGGCGAGACGATTGAACCGGCCGAGCTGCGGCTGCAGGCCGAAGCAGCTTCCGCCGTGGCGGTCGGTTCAAACTCCGAAGTGAAAGTGAATTTCGGGCCGGACGGCATCGACATTGAAGCAGTGGAAAAACAGTTGATCATCCGCGCCTTGGAGGAATCGTCCGGCAACGTTTCCGAAGCGGCCCGAAAATTGAAGCTGACCCGCGAAGCGCTGCGTTACCGGGTGCAGAAATTCGGCCTCAAGTATTGA
- a CDS encoding response regulator transcription factor — MGQEKLLIVEDEADLSRLLSSSFTREGFLVETAADGEEGVEKTFRFSPDLILLDLLLPKLDGFSVCRYLKSREETKAIPILMLTAKGTEEDKLKGLELGADDYVTKPFSIRELSARVRSIFRRRYQSDAGKLKAADLEIDSRQLSVARGGKSLFLTPIQFRLLYVLASQKGRVMSRSELLDRVWGFDAVLTDRVVDAQIKRLRQTLRRVLGEDRYIKTVRGAGYRFTAPPEKGENGSLS, encoded by the coding sequence GTGGGACAAGAAAAGCTTTTAATCGTCGAGGACGAAGCCGACCTGTCGCGTCTTTTGTCCTCCTCCTTCACCCGGGAAGGATTTTTGGTGGAAACCGCCGCTGACGGGGAGGAAGGGGTGGAAAAAACCTTCCGTTTCTCGCCGGATTTGATTCTTCTGGACCTGCTTTTGCCCAAGCTCGACGGCTTTTCGGTCTGCCGCTATTTGAAAAGCCGGGAGGAGACCAAGGCCATTCCCATTTTAATGCTTACCGCCAAGGGGACGGAAGAGGACAAGCTGAAAGGGTTGGAGTTGGGGGCCGACGATTATGTCACCAAACCGTTTTCCATCCGCGAGCTTTCGGCCCGGGTCCGCTCCATTTTCCGCCGCCGCTACCAGAGCGACGCCGGAAAACTGAAGGCGGCCGACCTGGAAATCGACTCTCGCCAGCTTTCCGTTGCCCGGGGAGGCAAATCGCTCTTTTTGACCCCCATCCAGTTCCGGTTGCTCTATGTCTTGGCCAGCCAAAAAGGGCGGGTGATGTCCCGAAGCGAACTATTGGACCGGGTCTGGGGATTTGACGCCGTTTTGACCGACCGGGTGGTGGATGCCCAAATCAAACGCCTGCGCCAAACCCTGCGCCGGGTGCTGGGGGAAGACCGCTACATCAAAACCGTGCGTGGTGCGGGGTATCGGTTCACGGCTCCTCCGGAAAAAGGGGAGAACGGTTCTCTTTCCTGA